In Cyanobium sp. ATX 6F1, the following are encoded in one genomic region:
- a CDS encoding glycosyltransferase, translating to MRVLLVHQNFPGQFRHLAPALQAAGHAVAAIGNRTDVPPLPGVRYLPAGGDVGDELRQPSAEARCQRQFAQGRRVAIQLQVLAQRGWHPEVVVGHPFWGDLLFLDDVFPGVPLVALMEMDLLGVPSLDGAPRPAGPGLLQWTTLQAARRMAAGLTATRFQLCTFPAWLQPRIAVIHEGIDLERCRPSPVSSLRLPDGTLLRGGEPLITYSSRSLEPLRGFDTFMRALPQVLAQHPAVRVVICGEDRSAYGPSPSAGSSWKQELLRELGSRLDPGRVHFPGLLPHGALLDLFRLSAAHVYLTAPYVLSWSLLEAMACGALVVGSRTAPVEEVIEHGQEGLLVPFDRPEALSGALLQVLRQPASFAHLRLGARRRMAREFDHRRCLDSQIELIAAVARGEDPLATEPAPSHG from the coding sequence GTGCGGGTGCTGCTGGTTCACCAGAACTTCCCCGGCCAGTTCCGCCACCTGGCTCCGGCCCTCCAGGCCGCGGGCCATGCGGTGGCGGCAATCGGCAACCGCACCGATGTGCCCCCCCTTCCGGGGGTGCGCTATCTCCCTGCAGGCGGCGATGTGGGCGACGAGCTGCGCCAGCCCAGCGCCGAAGCCCGCTGCCAGCGGCAGTTCGCCCAGGGGCGGCGGGTGGCTATTCAGCTCCAGGTCCTCGCCCAGCGGGGCTGGCACCCGGAGGTGGTGGTGGGCCATCCGTTCTGGGGGGATCTGCTTTTCCTCGACGATGTGTTCCCCGGGGTGCCGCTGGTGGCCCTGATGGAGATGGATCTGCTGGGTGTGCCATCTCTTGATGGCGCCCCCCGGCCCGCCGGCCCAGGCCTGCTGCAGTGGACCACCCTCCAGGCCGCCCGGCGCATGGCCGCCGGCCTCACGGCCACGCGCTTCCAGCTGTGCACCTTCCCCGCCTGGCTCCAGCCGCGCATCGCCGTGATCCACGAGGGCATCGATCTGGAGCGTTGCCGGCCCAGCCCGGTCAGCAGCCTGCGGCTGCCCGATGGCACCTTGCTGCGGGGCGGCGAACCGCTGATCACCTACAGCAGCCGCAGCCTGGAGCCCCTGCGCGGCTTCGACACGTTCATGCGGGCCCTGCCGCAGGTGCTGGCGCAGCACCCGGCCGTGCGGGTGGTGATCTGCGGCGAGGACCGCAGCGCCTATGGGCCGTCCCCCTCCGCTGGCAGCAGCTGGAAACAGGAGCTGTTGCGGGAGCTGGGATCCCGCCTTGATCCGGGCCGGGTGCACTTCCCAGGTCTGTTGCCCCATGGGGCCCTGCTCGATCTGTTCCGCCTCAGCGCCGCCCACGTGTATCTCACGGCCCCCTACGTGCTCAGTTGGAGCCTGCTGGAGGCCATGGCCTGCGGAGCCCTGGTGGTGGGCTCCCGCACCGCCCCGGTGGAGGAAGTGATCGAGCACGGCCAGGAGGGGCTGCTGGTGCCCTTCGATCGACCGGAGGCCCTCTCCGGCGCGCTGCTCCAGGTGCTTCGCCAGCCGGCCTCCTTCGCCCACCTGCGCCTGGGTGCCCGGCGCCGCATGGCCCGGGAGTTCGACCATCGCCGCTGTCTGGACAGCCAGATCGAGCTGATCGCAGCCGTGGCCAGGGGCGAGGATCCCCTGGCCACGGAACCCGCGCCCTCCCATGGCTGA
- a CDS encoding peptidase domain-containing ABC transporter → MTSSNSLAQILARTPLLQGCPGPFIAALAEQSRIVQLPMGQPFQRAGQLPPGVALLLEGRLRRLLSKPGAAPWNLGFVEPGDWVSWSAIWRAEPEVTLTASKPSALVLIPAAVARAALQQEPTLRAALSSPSFEEVAVLMAAHWEQQGLQQQDPLPRLRQLQRESRLLSPEEQLPEGHLIIYSGPGQPGGLQTGERLAPESSQWRQPIDGLPPRVLAVPEGALAAPLPADVEPDTTGAAALTVRRSTSLVGTPLEAEPVEDQPDHQAASDPDISFSARAGAASSRVDQALACILHLTASRRISFSEDLVRRNLLDVEERLGALKLPQVGLQLEALGFETRPLRARPWDLARMEPPAMLDIDGALVLMLAASGGGVLIGDPRFGLRRYGLRQLEQRFPEGLDLLVIRQGRLERESTEFGLGWFLPAFLRYPNLLSLTLLTGFVAKMLEAVFPLGVLLLLNEVVSKNNQSLLVPLTLILVVAAVAASLLGGVRALITADLSDRVDVRLGSTVVEHLLRLPLPYFERRSVGAIYYNINQLYQIRQFLVDQLLGVGLDVAFSVVFLVVLLAINPTLTLIILVMVPILAVLNLTTTPVLLRLINQSTMYASSAGSYLVEVLGGMRTVKSQNFEVEARWEWLDRYRRYTNARFRITQLSSLTGETAKLVSHLIEITTFVVGANLILANQLSIGALIAVRLLSGQLVSPLIKLSSLWQAFQEMRNSLGCIGDVMNAIPEVGEEDLQALPLPPIRGELRFEGVSFRYGDRGPLLLDELDLHIEAGQLVGIVGLSGSGKSTLVQMIDRLYNPKGGHIYLDGYDIEKVQLASLRRRIGYVPQESLLFGGTVLDNIRLNNPDADMEAVIAAAKVAAAHEFILELANGYATPLGERGSGLSGGQRQRICLARTVLQDPSFLILDEATSALDADTEQQVCSNLSHTFQSTTVLFITHRLTTLVNADRIIYMEKGHIIEDGSHADLVRAGGAYATLYAQQTSSRGAT, encoded by the coding sequence ATGACGAGCTCCAACAGCCTCGCCCAGATCCTTGCGCGCACGCCCCTTCTTCAGGGCTGCCCCGGGCCGTTCATCGCCGCCTTGGCCGAGCAGTCGCGCATCGTGCAGCTGCCCATGGGCCAGCCCTTTCAGCGGGCCGGCCAGCTGCCCCCCGGGGTCGCCCTGCTGCTGGAGGGCCGCCTGCGCCGGCTGCTCTCCAAGCCCGGCGCCGCCCCCTGGAACCTGGGCTTCGTCGAGCCCGGCGACTGGGTGAGCTGGAGCGCCATCTGGCGCGCCGAACCGGAGGTGACCCTCACCGCCTCCAAGCCCAGCGCCCTGGTGCTGATCCCCGCCGCCGTGGCCCGGGCGGCCCTGCAGCAGGAGCCCACCCTGCGCGCCGCCCTTTCCAGCCCCAGCTTCGAGGAGGTGGCCGTGCTCATGGCCGCCCATTGGGAGCAGCAGGGCCTGCAGCAGCAGGACCCCCTGCCGCGCCTGCGTCAGCTGCAGCGGGAAAGCCGCTTGCTCAGCCCCGAGGAGCAGCTCCCCGAGGGCCATCTGATCATCTACAGCGGTCCCGGTCAGCCCGGCGGCCTGCAGACGGGTGAGCGCCTGGCACCGGAATCAAGCCAGTGGCGCCAGCCCATCGATGGCCTGCCGCCGCGGGTGCTGGCGGTGCCCGAGGGGGCCCTGGCGGCCCCCCTGCCCGCCGATGTGGAGCCCGACACCACCGGTGCTGCGGCCCTCACCGTGCGCCGCAGCACCTCGCTGGTGGGCACCCCGTTGGAGGCGGAGCCTGTCGAGGATCAGCCCGACCACCAGGCCGCCAGCGATCCGGACATCAGCTTCAGTGCCAGGGCTGGGGCCGCCAGCAGCCGCGTGGACCAGGCCCTGGCCTGCATCCTCCACCTCACCGCCTCCCGCCGGATCTCCTTTTCCGAAGATCTGGTGCGCCGCAACCTCCTCGATGTGGAGGAGCGCCTCGGAGCCCTCAAGTTGCCCCAGGTGGGCCTGCAACTGGAGGCCCTGGGCTTCGAGACCCGCCCCCTGCGCGCTCGCCCCTGGGACCTGGCGCGCATGGAGCCCCCGGCGATGCTCGACATCGACGGGGCCCTGGTGTTGATGCTGGCCGCCAGCGGCGGCGGCGTGTTGATCGGTGATCCGCGCTTCGGCCTGCGCCGCTATGGGCTGCGCCAGCTGGAGCAGCGCTTCCCCGAAGGTCTCGATCTGCTCGTGATCCGCCAGGGGCGCCTGGAGCGCGAGAGCACCGAGTTCGGCCTGGGCTGGTTCCTGCCCGCCTTCCTGCGCTACCCCAACCTGCTCTCGCTCACGCTGCTCACGGGCTTCGTGGCCAAGATGCTCGAAGCGGTGTTTCCGCTGGGAGTGCTGTTGCTGCTCAATGAGGTGGTCAGCAAGAACAACCAGTCGTTGCTGGTGCCCCTAACCCTCATTTTGGTGGTGGCGGCCGTCGCCGCTTCCTTGCTCGGTGGTGTGCGCGCCCTGATCACCGCCGATCTCTCCGATCGGGTCGATGTGCGCCTCGGCTCCACCGTGGTCGAACATCTGTTGCGCTTGCCGCTGCCCTACTTCGAGCGTCGTTCGGTGGGCGCCATCTACTACAACATCAATCAGCTTTACCAGATCCGGCAGTTCCTGGTCGACCAATTGCTCGGCGTGGGCCTCGATGTGGCCTTCAGCGTGGTCTTCCTGGTGGTGTTGCTTGCCATCAACCCCACCCTCACGTTGATCATCCTGGTGATGGTGCCGATCCTGGCCGTGCTCAATCTCACCACCACGCCGGTGCTGCTGCGCCTGATCAACCAGAGCACGATGTATGCCTCTTCGGCGGGTTCCTATCTCGTCGAAGTTCTGGGCGGCATGCGCACCGTCAAGAGCCAGAACTTCGAGGTGGAGGCGCGCTGGGAATGGCTGGATCGCTACCGCCGCTACACCAACGCCCGCTTCCGCATCACCCAGCTCAGCAGCCTCACGGGCGAAACCGCCAAGCTTGTGAGCCATCTGATCGAGATCACCACGTTCGTGGTCGGGGCGAACCTGATCCTGGCCAACCAGCTCAGCATCGGCGCCCTGATCGCCGTGCGCCTGCTTTCCGGCCAGCTGGTCTCACCCCTGATCAAGCTCTCCTCGCTCTGGCAGGCCTTCCAGGAGATGCGCAACTCCCTGGGCTGCATCGGTGATGTGATGAACGCCATCCCCGAGGTGGGCGAGGAGGATCTCCAAGCCCTGCCCCTGCCGCCCATCCGCGGTGAGCTCCGCTTTGAGGGGGTGAGTTTTCGCTACGGCGACCGCGGCCCGCTGCTGCTCGATGAGCTCGATCTGCACATCGAAGCCGGCCAGCTTGTGGGCATCGTGGGCCTCAGCGGCAGCGGCAAGAGCACCCTGGTGCAGATGATCGATCGCCTCTACAACCCCAAGGGCGGCCACATCTACCTCGATGGCTACGACATCGAGAAGGTGCAGCTCGCCAGCCTGCGCCGCCGCATTGGCTACGTGCCCCAGGAGAGCCTGCTCTTCGGAGGCACCGTGCTCGACAACATTCGCCTCAACAACCCCGACGCCGACATGGAGGCCGTGATCGCCGCCGCCAAGGTGGCCGCCGCCCACGAGTTCATCCTCGAGCTGGCCAATGGCTACGCCACCCCCCTCGGGGAGCGGGGCTCAGGCCTCAGCGGCGGCCAGCGCCAGCGCATCTGCCTGGCCCGCACTGTCCTCCAGGATCCCTCCTTCCTGATTCTCGATGAGGCCACCTCCGCCCTCGACGCCGACACCGAGCAGCAGGTGTGCAGCAACCTCTCCCACACCTTCCAATCCACCACGGTGCTGTTCATCACCCACAGGCTCACCACCTTGGTGAACGCCGATCGGATCATCTACATGGAAAAGGGTCACATCATCGAAGATGGCAGCCATGCGGACCTGGTCCGTGCCGGCGGCGCCTACGCCACCCTCTACGCCCAACAGACCAGCAGCCGCGGAGCAACCTGA
- a CDS encoding peptidylprolyl isomerase has translation MSEQNLPPAVQSLSDNLPLPNADLIRSLAAAELLEAYLQRQMLEALCDQLGGPDSDRADDPSEALLAYGKRQGLASLEELDDWRQSRGLGLDQLERLVGFEARLQRASETLWASEVASLFLQHRADFDQVVMSVVRIDDADLATELFFQMQEGELSFPELVENYAQGLDRTNRGIIGPIRVQQLNPLLAKVVRRYKPGVLIPPLDVNGRVHLMRVESLQPAQLDGPLQDQLLIRLRSQWLSQQLLRLRQRLLEAAWASPEVITAEVVA, from the coding sequence ATGAGCGAGCAGAACCTGCCCCCGGCCGTTCAATCCCTCAGCGATAACCTTCCCCTCCCCAACGCAGATCTGATTCGTTCCCTGGCCGCCGCAGAACTGCTGGAGGCCTACCTGCAGCGCCAGATGCTGGAAGCCCTCTGCGATCAATTGGGCGGACCGGATTCCGACCGCGCTGACGATCCCAGTGAGGCCCTGCTGGCTTACGGCAAACGCCAGGGCCTGGCCTCGTTGGAGGAGCTCGATGACTGGCGCCAGAGCCGTGGCCTTGGCCTGGATCAGCTGGAGCGCCTGGTGGGCTTCGAGGCCAGGCTCCAGCGGGCCAGCGAGACCCTTTGGGCCTCGGAGGTGGCCTCATTGTTTCTGCAACACCGCGCCGACTTCGACCAAGTGGTGATGAGCGTGGTGCGCATCGACGACGCCGACCTGGCCACTGAGCTGTTCTTTCAGATGCAGGAGGGTGAGCTGAGCTTCCCGGAATTGGTGGAGAACTACGCCCAGGGGCTCGACCGCACCAACCGCGGCATCATCGGCCCGATCCGCGTGCAGCAACTCAATCCCCTGCTGGCCAAGGTGGTGCGCCGCTACAAGCCCGGTGTGCTGATTCCTCCCCTCGATGTCAATGGTCGCGTTCACCTGATGCGGGTCGAATCCCTCCAACCCGCCCAGCTCGATGGCCCCCTGCAGGATCAGCTGTTGATTCGCCTGCGCAGCCAGTGGCTCAGCCAACAGCTGCTGCGCTTGCGCCAGCGCCTGTTGGAGGCCGCTTGGGCCAGCCCTGAGGTGATCACGGCGGAGGTGGTGGCCTGA
- a CDS encoding glycosyltransferase family 2 protein, with the protein MPEPSTTNPEHWYRQGAQALGEHQLEAAAQAFWSCLAIDPRHASALHLLGKVRERQGEFEAALALQLGSWREDPSLGWNAFAAAELLRRDGRWGEAAAAFRAAQEVLPDERWIALQAREAEGLGVFAGERLAGGLSAAAYRIWCRSFEPVLSPPAAQGSGGDRAVREAWHLDCSPEAVLHPGALDWLAGWLAAQPDRADLLYPDEDQLDGEGRRHDPWFKPGWVSESFWSTPWLGSCAFWRRDWLHQQGLSPLPPGADPLERWRWQLAALERRPRIAHLDRVLVHLKQGPAQDPAPYATALADHLGRCGEGPVHVEPGPATGFRLTWPVPRALRLSVVVLTRDRPDLLEQCLHGVEASKGGLDLEWLVVDNGSRLEATAALLRHWRQRPGSRFRVRSLDQPFNWSLLNNRAAAEASGELLLFLNNDVLVPAGVDQDWLKILAGQALRPAIGCVGARLLYPDGTIQHAGLLPLMGAGCEHPYRGLPLERAPHRGRLHQLTGWPAVTGACLMLRRGLFQAVGGFDPALPVEGNDVDFCLRLGRAGYRHVVCPEATLLHLEAASRSLSTSATWAPAQSRLMRRWPGAMASASPWWPEASSLETTDGRPRELAGRGWS; encoded by the coding sequence GTGCCTGAACCTTCCACCACCAACCCCGAACACTGGTACCGCCAGGGGGCCCAGGCCCTCGGTGAGCACCAGCTTGAGGCGGCCGCCCAGGCGTTCTGGAGTTGCCTGGCCATTGACCCCCGCCACGCCAGCGCCCTGCACCTCCTCGGCAAGGTGCGGGAACGCCAGGGAGAATTCGAGGCGGCTTTGGCCCTGCAGCTGGGGAGCTGGCGCGAAGACCCCTCCCTGGGTTGGAACGCCTTCGCCGCCGCCGAGTTGCTGCGCCGTGACGGCCGTTGGGGCGAGGCGGCTGCCGCCTTCCGTGCGGCCCAGGAGGTGCTTCCCGATGAACGCTGGATCGCTCTCCAGGCCAGGGAAGCGGAAGGACTCGGGGTGTTCGCAGGCGAAAGGCTCGCCGGCGGGCTCAGCGCGGCGGCCTACCGGATCTGGTGCCGAAGCTTCGAGCCGGTTCTGTCGCCGCCGGCGGCCCAGGGGTCCGGCGGCGATCGGGCCGTTCGGGAGGCCTGGCACCTCGATTGTTCCCCGGAGGCCGTGCTGCACCCGGGAGCCCTCGACTGGCTGGCCGGCTGGCTGGCGGCCCAGCCCGATCGCGCCGACCTGCTCTACCCCGACGAAGACCAGCTGGATGGCGAGGGCCGGCGCCATGACCCCTGGTTCAAGCCGGGCTGGGTGAGCGAGAGCTTCTGGAGCACCCCCTGGCTGGGCAGCTGCGCCTTCTGGCGCCGCGACTGGCTGCACCAGCAGGGGTTGTCCCCCCTACCGCCCGGGGCCGATCCCCTGGAGCGCTGGCGCTGGCAGCTGGCCGCCCTGGAGCGCCGCCCCCGCATCGCCCACCTCGATCGGGTGCTGGTGCACCTCAAGCAGGGCCCGGCCCAAGACCCGGCCCCCTATGCCACCGCCTTGGCCGATCACCTGGGCCGCTGCGGTGAGGGACCAGTGCACGTGGAGCCAGGCCCTGCCACCGGTTTTCGCCTCACTTGGCCTGTGCCCCGCGCCCTCCGCCTCAGCGTGGTGGTGCTCACCCGGGACCGCCCCGATCTGCTGGAGCAGTGCCTCCATGGCGTCGAGGCCAGCAAGGGGGGACTCGATCTGGAGTGGCTCGTGGTCGACAACGGCTCCCGCCTGGAGGCCACCGCCGCCCTGCTGCGCCACTGGCGCCAGCGGCCCGGCAGTCGCTTTCGCGTGCGTTCCCTTGATCAGCCCTTCAACTGGAGCCTGCTCAACAACCGCGCCGCCGCCGAGGCTAGTGGTGAGCTGCTGCTGTTCCTCAACAACGACGTGTTGGTGCCTGCCGGGGTCGATCAAGACTGGTTGAAAATTTTGGCGGGCCAGGCCCTGCGCCCGGCCATCGGCTGCGTCGGTGCCCGCCTGCTCTATCCCGATGGCACGATCCAGCACGCCGGCCTGCTGCCCCTGATGGGCGCAGGCTGTGAGCATCCCTACCGGGGGTTGCCGCTGGAGCGCGCTCCCCACCGCGGTCGGCTCCATCAGCTCACGGGCTGGCCGGCGGTCACCGGCGCCTGCCTGATGCTGCGCCGGGGGCTCTTTCAGGCGGTCGGCGGATTCGATCCGGCGCTGCCGGTCGAGGGCAACGACGTGGATTTCTGTCTGCGGCTCGGGCGAGCGGGCTACCGGCACGTGGTCTGCCCGGAGGCCACGCTGCTGCACCTTGAGGCCGCCAGCCGCTCCCTCTCCACCAGTGCCACCTGGGCCCCAGCCCAGTCGCGGTTGATGCGCCGTTGGCCCGGGGCCATGGCCAGCGCAAGCCCCTGGTGGCCGGAGGCCTCAAGCCTTGAAACCACCGATGGCCGGCCCAGGGAACTGGCCGGCCGGGGCTGGTCCTAG
- a CDS encoding glycosyltransferase family 4 protein has translation MLTEGLGPLAVPVFGVGGGRFRHHGHKIGRRSDRRCHDRPSWARAIALTVNLWGHLSGGFGLGEGARCTARALAAAGVHVQWRDLPLATHINDQPLPESGDWEPAAIDLVHTNPNVLRQTDGLLERLELRAPLRIGYWAWELEAFPSGWEAGFAGLDQLWCPSTFTAQALALRSPVPVSALPHLIDWRRADRLAQRRLTVPPRRPGAPFTVLFAFDFWSTVGRKNPVGAIEAFLRAFPPGRGTEAGGSATLPPARLVLKLSSGLQFPDAAEALRERARSDPRIHVLDRHLPLEQLDALYTEADVLLSLHRAEGFGLTLAEAMAGGLPVVATGYSGNLDFMPPGSAELVPHRLVPIRRTEGDYREGWPWAEPDLDGAAAALRRLALDGAYHRRLAQAGRSAVRQRLAPDTLAAVVRQRLGCLLRQPGRAELARGLAADHPLRALE, from the coding sequence GTGCTCACCGAGGGCCTGGGCCCCCTGGCGGTACCAGTGTTCGGGGTTGGTGGTGGAAGGTTCAGGCACCACGGTCACAAGATCGGGCGCCGCTCAGACCGCCGGTGCCATGATCGCCCGAGCTGGGCCAGGGCGATCGCGCTCACCGTCAACCTTTGGGGCCACCTGAGCGGGGGCTTCGGGCTGGGGGAGGGGGCCCGCTGCACGGCCCGGGCCCTGGCGGCGGCCGGTGTGCACGTGCAGTGGCGCGATCTCCCCCTCGCCACCCACATCAACGACCAACCGCTGCCCGAGTCAGGGGATTGGGAGCCAGCGGCGATCGATCTGGTGCACACCAATCCCAATGTGCTGCGACAGACCGATGGCCTGCTGGAGCGGCTCGAGCTGCGGGCGCCCCTACGGATTGGCTACTGGGCTTGGGAGTTGGAGGCGTTCCCCAGCGGTTGGGAGGCAGGGTTCGCGGGGCTGGACCAGCTCTGGTGCCCCTCCACCTTCACGGCCCAGGCCCTGGCGCTGCGCAGCCCGGTGCCCGTGTCGGCGCTGCCGCACCTGATCGACTGGCGCCGGGCAGATCGGCTGGCCCAGCGGCGGCTGACGGTGCCCCCCCGGCGGCCCGGAGCGCCGTTCACGGTGCTGTTCGCCTTCGATTTCTGGAGCACGGTGGGGCGCAAGAACCCGGTGGGGGCGATCGAGGCCTTCCTGCGGGCCTTTCCCCCAGGCCGTGGAACGGAAGCGGGTGGGAGCGCGACGCTTCCCCCCGCCCGGCTGGTGCTCAAACTCTCCAGCGGACTCCAATTTCCGGATGCCGCTGAGGCGCTGCGGGAGCGGGCCCGGAGCGACCCGCGCATCCACGTGCTCGATCGCCACCTGCCCCTGGAGCAGCTGGATGCCCTCTACACCGAGGCCGACGTGCTGCTGAGCCTGCACCGGGCCGAGGGCTTCGGGCTCACCCTGGCGGAGGCGATGGCGGGGGGCCTGCCGGTGGTGGCCACGGGCTACTCCGGCAATCTGGATTTCATGCCTCCGGGCAGCGCCGAGCTGGTGCCCCATCGCCTGGTGCCGATCCGGCGCACCGAAGGCGACTACCGCGAGGGCTGGCCCTGGGCCGAACCCGACCTGGATGGAGCGGCGGCGGCCCTGCGGCGACTGGCCCTCGATGGCGCGTACCACCGGCGCCTGGCCCAGGCGGGGCGCTCGGCGGTGCGCCAGCGGCTGGCCCCGGACACCCTGGCGGCGGTCGTGCGCCAGCGGCTGGGGTGCCTGCTGCGCCAGCCGGGGCGCGCCGAACTGGCCCGAGGCCTGGCGGCCGATCACCCCCTACGGGCCCTGGAGTAG
- a CDS encoding HlyD family efflux transporter periplasmic adaptor subunit has product MANEPRRWNPFTRRTKPQSQALSNRGADRTSLARPMDLRLESRPTPLFPMVLGGSVAVLVITAVGAAAFVKVDQIVTVQGTLKTKRSTQDIKPDQPGVVTAVLVKEGQLVEKDAPLVTLDTTILKGRQQALSTQRTQLTTSSQAEVSRLQGALAQLDSTEIGLQSQIAINRQQLESLRALERQGAASRFQLLDYEKTEAQLEAQLRQNADERIKLRAESSQRQAELARSRADNQANTVENTERLQRVVLRAPVAGTILNLKAKGSLVVGANEVLLQLVPSDSLRAEAFVANQDLAFVRPGQTADIALAAYDRSKYGTIGGTVTTIGTDALPPDATYKFTRFPIDLKIARQYVESAGKRYPLQAGMALTADLRLEKRTVLDLFMSSVLRNTDAVRTIR; this is encoded by the coding sequence ATGGCCAACGAACCGCGGCGCTGGAACCCCTTCACCAGGCGCACCAAGCCCCAATCCCAGGCCCTTTCCAACCGGGGCGCCGATCGCACCAGCCTGGCGCGGCCCATGGACCTGCGCCTGGAAAGCCGCCCCACCCCCCTGTTCCCGATGGTGCTCGGCGGCTCGGTGGCGGTGCTGGTGATCACCGCCGTGGGGGCGGCCGCCTTCGTCAAGGTGGATCAGATCGTCACGGTGCAGGGCACCTTGAAAACCAAGCGCTCCACCCAGGACATCAAACCGGATCAGCCCGGCGTGGTGACCGCTGTGCTGGTGAAGGAAGGGCAGCTTGTCGAGAAGGATGCGCCCCTGGTCACCCTCGACACCACCATCCTCAAGGGGCGCCAGCAGGCCCTCTCCACCCAGCGCACCCAACTCACCACCAGCAGCCAGGCGGAGGTGAGCCGCCTGCAGGGGGCCCTGGCCCAGCTGGATTCCACCGAGATCGGGCTCCAGAGCCAGATCGCCATCAACCGCCAGCAGCTCGAGTCCCTGCGCGCCCTTGAACGCCAGGGGGCGGCCTCGCGCTTCCAGCTGCTCGACTACGAGAAAACCGAAGCCCAGCTGGAGGCCCAGCTGCGCCAGAACGCCGACGAGCGCATCAAGCTGCGGGCCGAATCCTCCCAGCGCCAGGCGGAGCTGGCCCGCTCCCGGGCCGACAACCAGGCCAACACCGTCGAGAACACCGAACGGCTCCAGCGGGTGGTGCTGCGCGCCCCCGTGGCCGGCACGATCCTCAATCTCAAGGCCAAGGGCAGCCTCGTGGTGGGTGCCAACGAGGTGCTGCTGCAGCTGGTGCCCAGCGACAGCCTGCGGGCCGAAGCCTTCGTGGCGAATCAGGATCTGGCCTTCGTGCGGCCTGGGCAAACGGCCGACATCGCCTTGGCCGCCTACGACCGCAGCAAGTACGGAACCATCGGTGGCACCGTGACCACGATCGGCACCGATGCCCTGCCCCCCGATGCCACCTACAAATTCACCCGCTTCCCCATCGATCTCAAGATCGCCCGTCAATACGTTGAATCGGCCGGCAAGCGCTACCCCCTCCAGGCCGGCATGGCCCTCACCGCCGACCTGCGCCTGGAGAAGCGCACCGTGCTCGATCTGTTCATGAGCTCCGTCCTGCGCAACACCGACGCCGTTCGCACGATCCGCTGA
- a CDS encoding tetratricopeptide repeat protein — MPPAGFAAPAPPPPADPAQVLQQAERYFAYAELLAHQGSGDLAGAVYRQAYVGLRALFGAAAPSGVFAQPVLPPARSAQAPNAVAPVPFRGAPPAPVSMDQLLRPLKERLSTATAVEVEQQLLGMLGQGQRHEDLTNLLGLATLLQDRRDEAERWFRETVTINPRHYRSLVNLGGLCLTTGRPEEAVQLLSRAIELTDPNSSEALAALTNLTLANQQLGRPMDAAQLALRIFRIKPDHLRPESLASASQTLEEMGDDQSAIELLQYLRGRGAGPELIRRLAQLLERRGDFQQAAMVYRDLLANPGAATQAP; from the coding sequence ATGCCACCGGCTGGTTTTGCCGCCCCCGCGCCTCCACCGCCGGCCGATCCGGCCCAGGTGTTGCAGCAGGCCGAGCGTTACTTCGCCTACGCCGAGCTGCTGGCGCACCAGGGCTCCGGCGATCTGGCCGGAGCGGTCTACCGCCAGGCCTACGTGGGCTTGCGGGCGCTGTTCGGCGCCGCTGCGCCGTCGGGTGTGTTCGCGCAGCCCGTGCTGCCCCCGGCGCGATCGGCTCAGGCTCCCAACGCCGTGGCCCCTGTCCCGTTCCGCGGCGCCCCCCCCGCGCCGGTGTCCATGGACCAGCTGCTGAGGCCCCTCAAGGAACGGCTGAGCACAGCCACGGCCGTCGAGGTCGAACAGCAGCTTTTGGGGATGCTGGGTCAGGGCCAGCGCCATGAAGACCTCACCAACCTGCTGGGGCTGGCCACCCTGCTGCAGGATCGCCGCGACGAGGCCGAGCGCTGGTTCCGCGAAACCGTGACCATTAATCCCCGCCATTACCGCTCCCTGGTGAATCTTGGCGGCCTCTGCCTCACCACCGGTCGCCCGGAGGAGGCGGTGCAACTGCTCTCCCGTGCCATCGAGCTCACCGATCCCAACTCCTCTGAGGCCCTGGCGGCCCTCACCAACCTCACCCTGGCGAACCAGCAGCTGGGGCGACCGATGGATGCCGCCCAGTTGGCGCTGCGCATCTTCCGCATCAAGCCCGATCACCTCCGCCCCGAGAGTCTGGCCTCCGCCTCACAGACCCTCGAAGAGATGGGCGATGACCAATCGGCGATCGAGTTGCTGCAGTACCTGCGCGGCCGTGGGGCCGGTCCGGAGCTGATCCGGCGCCTGGCGCAATTGCTCGAGCGCCGTGGCGACTTCCAGCAGGCGGCCATGGTCTACCGCGATCTGCTGGCCAACCCTGGAGCGGCGACCCAAGCCCCATGA